TTTCCTTAATTTCACTGAATTATTTATATTTTTTATACGAATCTTTAAACCTGTCGTAACATAACAGGCACGGCTTCAAGCGTAAAGAGCGGCGGCAACGCGCTCGCGTCCCGACTTGCGGGCACGCCCCGCGCTCTGGTATATATTCTGTGTCTTACAAAGACATTGGGAGTACGCTCATGACCATCAGCAATAGCTCACGGTGCAATCTGCCTCTGATTCTCGCCTGCCTCATGCTCTTTTTGTGGAGCGCCGCCTCTATGGCGGCAACGCCGCAAAATCTGTCCATCGTCAACCAGACAGGCGAAGATCTGCTCAATATCCACCTGCAAAAGGGCAAGGTCACGCAATTCATGCGTCTGGACATGACGCCCGGCAACAGCGAAGAAATTGAAAATCCCGGCGGCACGGCCGAGCTGCGTTTCGACACAGGGCTGGCCCTGTGGACGTTCAGCCGCGTTCCCCTGGGGCAGGCAAAAAGCCTGACCTTCGGCCCGCAGCCCGATACCCTGACCGTGGCAACGAGCAAGGGCGAGAGCCTCCAGTTTCGCGCCCGCATGCGCAGCCTGTTGCCGGATGAAAACAGCGGGCCGGTCTGCGCCCTGGATAAGTTTCGCCCCGGCATGCGCATGAAGGACGTGTGCGCCCTGCTGGACCAAAGCCCCCCGCATGACGACAATGACGCCGTGCTCACCAGCCTTGGTTTCGCGGGCATGGTGTGGGCGGCGCGTCTGCTGCCGGGCCAGGTGGAAAACGGCAAACCCGGCATTGCTCGCACAAAGGGGCCTGACCGCCTTGAGCATATGGAACTGCGCCGCAAGCTGGACGCCGCAACGCTGAACAAACTGCTGACAACCCTGTATGCGCAGGGCTACGCCCCGTGGCAGGCCGAACTGCCCGGCCTGGATATGAACTTTGTTGAAATGCCCAAGACAGATACGGCCAAGCACAAGGAAATACTGCAGCAAGTGCTGGACTACTTCATGTCTGCCGGTCAGGGCGAAGCCACAATTATGCTGGCCCCCGCGTCCATGCTGCCCACGCTGGCCGACGCCGACAAGCCGCAAAGCGATGTGCAGCTGTTTACGCTGACCCTGCGTCACAGCTCAAAAAACCTTGTGGTGGATGTGGCCGCGTATCGGGCCAGCGAAGGCGGCCGCTGATCCGGCTCTTTGGCTGCAAATGGTTCATGAAGATGCATACAAAAAACCCGGCCCGGATAAATCCGGGCCGGGTTTTTATCTGAAACTGACTGGATGAAATACTATCCCCGCTTCAGTTCACAGCACACGTTGTACTGTCCTAAAACACACTAAGAGTTTTAGGGGGTGGGGGCGTGGGGGAGGAGACCCTTTTGCAAAAGGGTCCCTCCCCCACAAAATATCTCTCCCCCACAAAGCATTTCAAAATAACATTGCCCTAAACAGGCCGTCCTTCCTTTTTGGCCGCGCGCTTGTCGCGCAGCCAGTCGTACCATGCCTGAAGCCCCTGTCCCTGACGGCAGGAGACCTCAAAGATATCCAGGTCTTTGTTGAGCTTGGTGGCAAAGTTGCGGGCCCGCGTCATATCAAAGTCCACATAGGGCAAAAGATCGACCTTGTTGAGCACAAGAGCGCGCGCCAGATTGAAAAGAAGGGGATATTTTTCGGGCTTGTCGTCACCTTCGGCCACGCTCAGCAGGGCGACCTTGGCGTCTTCGCCGCAGTCGAATTCCACCGGGCACACGAGGTTGCCCACGTTTTCGATAAAAAGGATGTCCACGCCTTCAAGGTCAAGGCTGTCCAGAGCGGTCAGAATCATGTTGCTGTCGAGGTGGCAGCCGCCGTCCGTGTTGATCTGCACGGCCTGAGCGCCAGTGGCGGCCACGCGGCGGGCGTCGTTATCCGTTTGCAGGTCGCCTTCAACCACCGCCATGCGAAACTCTCCCGCCAGATCGGTCAGCGTGCGTTCGAGCAGCGTCGTCTTGCCCGCCCCTGGCGAGCTGATGAGATTCAGCGTCAGAATCCCACTGTCAGACAAACGCTTGCGCACATGGGCCGCCATTTTTTCATTGGCTTCCAGCACATTGCGAACCACGGGAATTTGCATGCCTGTCTCCTAACAGACTCCGTGAGGAGTCCCTGGTCTGAAGTATGGGGCGATATGGGAACACCATGGCGGTGTTAGGGAAACGCTGATGTATTCCGTTTGGCGGCATTGCTTCACTTTTTTTGAAACAGCCGAGAACGGAAGAGTCCACTCCTGCTTCAAAAAAAAGAGCGCGCCTTGCCAAACGAAATACCAGCGCGTTTCCATAAGGCTCTTTAATCAGTGCTTACTAAAAGCAGATTAACATTGAAATGCTTCACATTTCAATGTTTTCATTCAGCCAAAAAATGCGATTTCCGGCTGAACCCACTGGCATACAGTAGCATACACTAGCATGCAGTTACGGCGCACCGCATTCTCGTGCGTCGATCGTGCATGTACCTTTTTTCAAGGGTAAAACGCTCTAGCTGGCCTCAAGGCGGTTCAGGTACAGTTCCCTGCCCTGCTTGACTACATGGCCGAACTGCTCGCCGCACCCCGGACAGGGCTGTATAAGGGCTTCCTGCCCCTCGCCGCCAAAATCCGCACCACAGAAGGGGCAGTGCAGTTGCAGGGGAAGTTCTTCAAGTTCAAGGCGCGCGCCCTCATGGGGCGTGCCCTGAATCATGGTCTCAAAACAGAACTGAAGCGACTCGGGCACAATACCGGCGAGAGCGCCGTACTTGACGTTCACGGCCTCGATACGAGTGCAGCCCTGCCGGGAGATTTCCTCTTCCGACATCTTCAGCAGACTTTGTGCAATTGCCATTTCGTGCATACGACCACAATAGCGCAAACCCCTGGCAAGGTAAAGGCTGGAAGGCATTCTTGCCATTCGGCGTAAATAATGTACATTTCTGCCATGCGTCGCTCAAAATTTTCAGGCGTGTACTCTTTTTCCACCGACTGGACGGGAAATAACCGCAAGAACCATTACTTCGTCTGGGAACTGCCTGACGGAGCCTTTGCGGTACAGGAACTCAACAAAGCGTTCCAGCCGTTAGCCGAGCCAGAAAGAATCAGCGCCAGTTCATTTGCCAA
This DNA window, taken from Desulfovibrio sp. 86, encodes the following:
- a CDS encoding hydrogenase maturation nickel metallochaperone HypA/HybF, with translation MHEMAIAQSLLKMSEEEISRQGCTRIEAVNVKYGALAGIVPESLQFCFETMIQGTPHEGARLELEELPLQLHCPFCGADFGGEGQEALIQPCPGCGEQFGHVVKQGRELYLNRLEAS
- a CDS encoding peptidoglycan glycosyltransferase yields the protein MTISNSSRCNLPLILACLMLFLWSAASMAATPQNLSIVNQTGEDLLNIHLQKGKVTQFMRLDMTPGNSEEIENPGGTAELRFDTGLALWTFSRVPLGQAKSLTFGPQPDTLTVATSKGESLQFRARMRSLLPDENSGPVCALDKFRPGMRMKDVCALLDQSPPHDDNDAVLTSLGFAGMVWAARLLPGQVENGKPGIARTKGPDRLEHMELRRKLDAATLNKLLTTLYAQGYAPWQAELPGLDMNFVEMPKTDTAKHKEILQQVLDYFMSAGQGEATIMLAPASMLPTLADADKPQSDVQLFTLTLRHSSKNLVVDVAAYRASEGGR
- the hypB gene encoding hydrogenase nickel incorporation protein HypB gives rise to the protein MQIPVVRNVLEANEKMAAHVRKRLSDSGILTLNLISSPGAGKTTLLERTLTDLAGEFRMAVVEGDLQTDNDARRVAATGAQAVQINTDGGCHLDSNMILTALDSLDLEGVDILFIENVGNLVCPVEFDCGEDAKVALLSVAEGDDKPEKYPLLFNLARALVLNKVDLLPYVDFDMTRARNFATKLNKDLDIFEVSCRQGQGLQAWYDWLRDKRAAKKEGRPV